From a single Hemibagrus wyckioides isolate EC202008001 linkage group LG27, SWU_Hwy_1.0, whole genome shotgun sequence genomic region:
- the mfge8a gene encoding milk fat globule EGF and factor V/VIII domain containing a produces MRLRSVHRSFILASFIICCVWSVYGDYCEVNLCHNGGTCVTGVGEESFVCICAEGFTGDTCTAKENGPCSPNPCKNDGECEVIANSRRGDVFNGYVCKCQSGFEGVNCQINVNDCDNQPCKNGGVCRDLDGDYTCHCPSPYVGKQCQLSCISLLGMEEGGIVESQISASSVHFGILGLQRWGPELARLNNQGFVNAWSSDPHDKNPWLEIDLQKKMRLTGIITQGASRMGTAEFIKSFKMASSFDGKMYMMYRAPGQRKDKVFIGNTDNESTKTNLFEPPIVAQYIRIIPVVCRKACTLRLELVGCELNIYSNAVGCSESLGMKSRLISDSQLSASSAFRTWGIDAFTWLPHYARLDKQGKTNAWSPASNNRTEWLQLDLDKPKRITGIITQGAKDFGVVQFVSAFKIAYSDDGQSWSIVKDATNRTDKIFQGNIDNNTHKKNLFEPPFFARFVRFLPWEWHERITLRMELLGCDA; encoded by the exons ATGAGGCTAAGAAGTGTCCATCGCTCCTTTATTCTTGCAAGTTTCATTATTTGCTGTGTTTGGAGTGTCTATG GAGACTACTGTGAGGTGAACTTGTGCCATAATGGCGGGACATGTGTGACTGGAGTAGGAGAGGAATCTTTTGTCTGTATCTGTGCCGAAGGATTTACAGGAGACACGTGTACTGCCAAAGAGAATG GTCCGTGCAGCCCTAACCCATGTAAAaatgatggagagtgtgaggTGATTGCAAACTCCAGACGAGGAGATGTTTTTAATGGTTATGTTTGCAAATGCCAGTCTGGCTTTGAGGGCGTTAACTGCCAAATAA atgtaAATGACTGTGATAACCAGCCTTGTAAGAATGGAGGCGTATGTCGGGACCTGGATGGAGACTACACATGCCATTGCCCTTCTCCTTATGTAGGGAAGCAATGCCAGCTAA GCTGTATCTCTTTGTTAGGAATGGAGGAAGGGGGAATTGTCGAGTCCCAGATCTCTGCCTCCTCGGTGCACTTTGGCATTCTGGGTTTGCAGCGCTGGGGACCTGAGCTCGCCCGCCTCAACAACCAGGGTTTCGTTAACGCTTGGAGTTCAGACCCCCATGACAAGAACCCTTGGCTTGAG ATCGATCTACAAAAGAAGATGCGTCTCACTGGTATCATCACACAGGGAGCCAGTCGCATGGGCACAGCTGAGTTCATCAAGTCCTTCAAGATGGCATCAAGCTTTGATGGCAAAATGTACATGATGTACAGAGCTCCTGGCCAAAGGAAAGACAAG GTATTTATTGGGAATACCGATAATGAAAGCACCAAGACGAATCTGTTCGAACCCCCAATTGTGGCTCAGTACATTCGCATCATCCCTGTGGTGTGCCGCAAAGCATGCACTCTGCGCCTGGAGCTGGTTGGCTGTGAACTAAACA TCTACTCCAATGCTGTAGGCTGCTCTGAGTCTCTGGGTATGAAGTCTCGTCTTATCTCAGACAGCCAGCTGTCGGCGTCCAGCGCTTTCCGCACCTGGGGCATAGATGCGTTTACATGGCTTCCACATTATGCTCGCCTGGACAAGCAGGGCAAAACCAATGCCTGGTCCCCAGCCAGCAACAACCGCACTGAATGGCTGCAG CTGGACTTGGATAAGCCTAAGAGAATCACAGGCATCATCACTCAGGGAGCAAAAGACTTTGGCGTGGTGCAGTTTGTGTCTGCTTTTAAGATTGCATACAGTGACGATGGTCAGTCATGGAGCATTGTAAAGGATGCAACCAACAGAACAGATAAG